Within the Acidimicrobiales bacterium genome, the region ACGTCGAGCACGGCATCTGGTGGAAGAACGGGGGTGGCGCAATCGAGTTCGGCATCAACGTGATCACCCTCGTGTTCTCCGTCGGTTTGTTGCGCTGGGCCTGGTCGAACCGCCGAAGCCTGCTCACCGACGGCTGACTACTTGTAGGCCCACACTTGGGCGCCGCGCTTGGTGATCGTCATCGGCGCCTCGATGCCTTCGGCCGTTGCCGCCCAGTCCGCAACGTTGAACGCGTGCAGGTAGTCGGCGTGCCCCAGTTCGGGTCGATGCCTGCGAGTTCGGCGTCGTTCCAGCGGCTCGGTGACGACGCCACGAACAGCCCGCCGGGCTCGAGGATCCGGTGCGCCTCCTGGATGCCGGCGCCCGGGTCGTCGAGGAAGTAGAAGCAGTTGACCGCGGCGACGCCGTCGACCGAGGTGTCGGCGAGCGGCCGCGCCCGGAGGTCACCGCGGACCGCTGGGGTCGTGCACTCCGTCGTCATCGTCTCGTCCGCGTCCACCACGACGGTGGAGGCGCCGGCCAGCAGCGCCGCGATCGGCCCCCGACCGCCGCCGATCTCCGCGAAGCGTGTCACCCCGTGGGCGGCAAACCGGCGGGCGAGCGAGGGGTAGATGTCCTCCACGACGAGGTAGTGGTCGAAGATCCGCTGCACCGCGGCCATCCGCGCCGCGTCGGGGTGGATGTACTGCTCCGTCGACAGGGACGGCGCGACCGGTCTCATCGGGTCGGGCACGTGCGATACGGTCGCGTAACTACAAGCGCGTAATTTGTCCACAGGCCCCTGTGGACGAGGAGTTGGTTCGTGGGTTCTTCGTTCACCCACCTGCATCTGCACACCGAGTACTCGATGCTCGACGGCGCGGCGCGGGTGGCCGACGTCGTGCGCGCCGCGGTCGCTGACGGCATGCCGGCGATCGGGATGACCGACCACGGCAACATGTACGGCACCATCGACTTCTACGAGACGTGCCGGAAGCACGGCGTCAACCCGATCATCGGGTTCGAGGCGTACATGGCGGGCGAGAGCCGGTTCGAGCGCCCGCCGCGGCGTGGTCGCGTGGACGACACCGGCGGCGACGCCGAGGGCGGCCAGAAGCTCTACTACCACCTGACCCTGCTGGCCGAGAACAACGCGGGCTACGCCAACCTGCTCAAACTCAGCTCCCTCGCGTTCCTCGAGGGCTACTACTACCAACCCCGCCTCGACTGGGAACTGCTCGAGAAGCACCACGACGGCGTGATCGCGACCAGCGGCTGCCTCGGCGGCGTCGTCCTCCAGGCGTTGTTGCAAGGCGACCAGCGCAAGGCCACGAAGCTCGCCGGGCGCCTCCAGGACATCTTCGGCCGCGACAACTTCTTCATCGAGTTGCAGGACCACGGCATGGAGGAGCAGCGCCGTACCAACCCGCTGCTGCTCGAGATCGCCAAGGAGATCCAGGCGCCGCTGCTGGCGACCAACGACAGCCACTACACCGACCACAGCGACGCGGCGGCGCACGACGCCCTGCTGTGCGTGCAGACCAACTCGACCGTCGACGATCCAAGCCGGTTCCGCTTCGGCTCCGACCAGCATTACTTCAAGACGGCGGCCGAGATGCGCTACCTGTTCCGCGAGCTACCCGAGGCGTGCGACAACTCGCTGTGGATCGCCGAGCGCGCCAACGTCACCATCGACTTCGACCGCGCCGAGCTGCCCAAGTTCCCGCTGCCCGATGGCTTCGCCGACGACGCCGAGTACCTGCGCCACGTCGCCTACGAGGGGGCGCGTCAGCGCTACGGCGAGGTGCTGTCGCAAGAAGTGACCGAGCGGCTCGACTACGAGCTGCAGGTCATCGGCAACATGGGGTTCTCGACGTACTTCCTCATCGTCGGCGACCTCATCCGCCACGCCAAGGAACGCCGCATCCGCGTCGGTCCCGGCCGCGGCAGCGCCGCCGGTTGCTGCGTCGCCTACTGCCTCGGGATCACCAACCTCGACCCGATCCGCTTCGACCTGCTGTTCGAGCGCTTCTTGAACCCCGGCCGCAAGCAGATGCCGGACATCGACATGGACTTCGACGAACGGTATCGAGGCGAGATGATCCGCTACGTCGCCGACAAGTACGGCCGTGATCACCTGGCGCAGATCGTGACGTTCTCGACGATCAAAGCGCGCGCCGCGGTGCGCGACGCGGCGCGCGTGCTCGGCTATCCCTACGTGGTCGGCGACAAGATCGCCAAGGCGATGCCGCCGCTCATCATGGGGCGCGACACGCCCCTCGGCGCCTGCCTCGAACTCACCGAAGGCCACGAGGGCGGCTTCCAGATGGCGGGCGACCTGCGCGTCATGTACGAGACCGACCCCGACGCCCGCAAGGTGATCGACGTCGCCAAGGGGCTCGAAGGCCTCCGTCGCCAGTCGGGCATCCACGCGTCGGCGGTCGTGATCTCACGCGAGCCGCTGATGGAGTACTGCCCGGTGCAGCGCAAGCCGGAAGCGGGCGTCGAGCTCGAGGACGCACCCATCGTCACCCAGTTCGAAGGTCCCGCGATCGAGAAGCTCGGTCTGCTGAAGATGGACTTTCTCGGCCTGCGCAACCTCACGGTGATCGAGCAGGCGCTCGACCTCATCGAGGCCAACACCGGAGACCGCCCGGACGTCGACGCCATCCCCCTCGACGATCCCGACACGCTCGCACTCCTGCGCACCGGAGAGACGATCGGCGTGTTCCAGTTGGAAGGCGGGCCGATGCGCTCGCTCGTGCGAGCCTTGGCGCCGACGAGCTTCGACGACGTCTCCGCGTTGCTGGCGTTGTACCGGCCCGGGCCGATGGCGGCCAACATGCACTACGACTACGCCGACCGCAAGAACGGTCGCAAGCCGATCGAACACATCCATCCTGAACTCGAAGAAGTGCTCGGCGACACCTACGGGCTCATGATCTACCAAGAGTCGATGATGCGCGTGGCGCAGCGCTTCGCCGGCTATTCGCTCGCCGAAGCGGACAACCTGCGCAAGGCCGCGGGCAAGAAGGTGCGCTCGATCATGGCGGCCGAGCGCGAGAAGTTCGTCGAAGGGTGCGAGAAGACGGGCTACGGCGCGGCGCTCGGCACGCAGTTGTTCGACATCATCGAGCCCTTCGCCGACTACGCGTTCAACAAGTCGCACACGTACGCGTATGGACTCGTGTCGTGGCAGACGGCGTGGCTCAAGGCGCACCATCCCGTCGAGTACTTCGCCGCGTTGCTGACCAGCGTGCGCGACGACAAGGACGCCACCGCCAAGTACCTCTCGGAGTGCCGCAACCTCGGCATCGAAGTGCTGGTGCCCGACGTCAACCAGTCGGTCGCCGGCTTCGGGGCCAAAGGTCGCACGATCCCGTTCGGTCTCGCGGCGATCCGCAACGTCGGTACCAACCTGGTGTCGATGATCGTGGCCGAGCGCGAGGCCAACGGACCGTTCCTCGACTTTTACGACTTCTGCCAGCGCGTCGACCCGATCGTGTTGAACAAGCGGTCGGTCGACTCGCTCATCAAGGCCGGGGCGTTCGACTCGCTGGGCTACCCGCGCCAGGGGCTGTGCCTGGCGGCAGAGTCGATCGTCGACCTCGTGCTGTCACGCCGACGCGAGCGCGACGTGGGCGTGATGAGCCTGTTCGATCAGCTCGACGACACCGGCGAGCCGTCGTGGGACGACACGCGCGTGCCGATCCCCGAGGTCGAGTTCGACAAGATGACGCGGCTGGGCTTCGAGAAGGAAATGCTCGGCCTCTACGTTTCGGACCATCCGCTCAAGGGTGCCGAGGCGGCGCTGCGGCGCCTCACGGACGCGTCGGTGTCCGAAGCGCGCGAGCTCGACGACGGGGCGGTGCGCGTTGTGGGCGGCGTCGTCACCACGCTGGCCCGCAAGTGGACCAAGAAGGGGGACCTGATGGCCACCTTCGTCCTCGAAGACCTCGACGGCGCCATGGAGGTGATGGTCTTCCCCAAGGTGATGCAGGAGTGGGGGAGCCTGCTCACCGACGACGCCATCGTGTGCGTGAAGGCCCGCGTCGACAAGCGGGAAGACGAGCCGAAACTCACCTGCCTCGAGATCCGCCGGCCCGAGATCGTCTTCGATGCCGCGTCCCGCCTCGAACTGCGCGTATCGGAGGGCGTGAGCGACACCACCCTGGCCGAGTTGAAGCGCATCCTGCTCGAGTATCCGGGCGACGCCGACGTCTACCTGCACTTTGGGACCAAAAAGCTGCGCCTGCCGTCGGAATTCCGGTGCGATCCGAGCACCCGACTGGTGGCGGAACTGCGCGTTTTGCTCGGATCGAACGCAGTTATCTGACCGTTGCGTGTGAACCTTCGGTCTCCCAGCATCTAAACTGACCGGGCGGTCAAGTACGGGCCGCCGGAAACTGCCGCCGAGGAGAGATCGAGGTCCATGGCGATCGATGTCGTAACCAAGGACTGCACCGCCCTGAGCGATGCGGAGTTGGCCGAACTGGCCGATATGTGCGCTGGGGGGCCTGCGGGATACGAGATTGGCGTCCTTTCCAAGTACCGGGAGGACTGGGTCCTGGTGTCACAGGCCCGTGAGAACGGCAAGCTGCACGGCTTCGCCTTCTGCACGCTCGAGCGCATCGGCGGCACGCCGTGCCTGCTGATCGGCCTCGGGTCGGTCAAGCGCACCTCGAAGCGTGAATCGGTGCTCAAGGCGCTGATGGCCAACATGTACCAGCGCGCCGTCATGGCCTTCCCCGACGAAGACGTCGTGGTCGGCACCAAGATGATCGACGCCGGCGCCTTCAACGCCTTCAAGGGTCTGGCCGACGTGTGCCCGCAGCCCGAGCACCGCACCACCGGTGAGGAGCGGGCGTGGAGCCGCCGTCTGGCCAAGCGCTTCGGCGCCGAGGGCCGGATCGACGACCGCTCGTTCATCGTCACCGGCGACGGCGACACACCGGGCGTGCTCGATCACGAGTCGCTCAAGCCCGAGGCGATCAAGGCGGACGTGGCGGCGTACTTCACGCCGCTCAAGCGTGACAACGGCGATTACCTGATCGCCTTCGGCTGGGCGATGGCAGAAGACCTCGCCGGCGCCAAGCTGCCCAAGTAAGCGCGTCCCGCTGAAAACTGCACTAGTCCTCGGGGGCGGGGGTACCGTCGGCCTCGCCTATCACGCCGGGGTGCTGCGCGCCCTCGAAGTCGAGACGGGGTTTTCGCCCGACGACGCCGAGGTCATCGTCGGTACGTCGGCTGGGTCGGTGGTGGCCGCGTATCTGCGCAGCGGCATGTCGACCAAGGACATGTGGCTGCTCGCCCGCGGCGAGCACCCGACGCACGAGTCCTTCGGCGGCACCGGTGATCGCCGGCCCGACTTGTTCGCGCCGACGTGGGGCAACCCGATCGACGTCGTCCGGAACCTGATCGGCTCGGCCTACGTGCTGGCGCGGGCCGTGTCGCCTTTTCCCCTCCGGCCGCCGGCGGTGCTGCGCTCCGTCTTCCCCGGCGGCATGTTCACCCTCGAGGAGGGCGAGCGGCGCTTCGCCGAGGAACTGCCGAGCGCGTGGCCCGACCAGGCTTTGTGGCTCACCACCGTCGACATCGTGACGGGCCGGCGCGTCGTACTCGGCCGGCCCGGCGCCCCCAAGGTCGAGTTGCCCCGCGCCGTGCTCGCCAGCGCCGCGATTCCCGGGGTGTACCGGCCGGTGCAGGTCGGTCGGCGCAGCCTCATCGACGGCGGCGCGCACTCCACCAGCAATCTCGACCTCGCAGTGCAGGCCGACGTCGACCGCATCATCGGCGTCGTGCCCCTCGCCTTTGACACCGCGTTGCCGCCGGGGCCGCTCGGCCAACTCGTGCGCAACATCCCGGCGCGCCAGCTGCACGCCGAGATGGCGCTGGCCCGTCGACGCAACATCGAGGTGCTGCTGTTCCGCCCGTCCGCGTCGGAGGTGCGTCACCACGGCCTCAACCTCATGCGTCCCGACGGGCTCGAGCGCATCGCCGAGCTGGCCTACGAAGCCACGGTCGAAGCGCTGGCGACGGACCGGTTCGCCGAAGCGTTCGCGGCCTGAAGGCGCCTAACCCGGCAGGAGGGCCGGCACTGTCTTGTAGCAGTGCCCGAAGAAGGGTGCGCTGAGCGCGATGAGGAGGCGCCGGCGCGCTCGCAGCGGATGGCCGTTGCGCTTGTTGATCGCCTCGATGGCGACGGGGTCGGTGCAGGGCAGTTCGTGGACGTGGCCGCGGAAGCGGAATTTGACGATCAAGCCTTCGGCGGTGGCCGAAAGCACGATGTCGCCGTGCGGGTTGACGATCGTCATCGAGGGGCGGTCGCCTTGGAGGGTCCAGTAGGGGACGGCCTCGCCGGCGAATCCGAGGAGTTCGTTCTTCTCCGGATGATGCAGCGGCGTCAGCAGCTTCTGGGCGCGGCGGCCGCGCAGGCGACCGATGGCGACCGGCGGGTGATCGAGCTCGATGGTCTCGGGGCGCGACGGGTCCGGCTCGGCCGGGTTGGCGACGGTACGCGCAGAGAGCACGTCCATCTGGCGCAGGCGTATCGGCACCACGTTGCTCGACTCGGGATCCCACGTGGCCCACACCAACCCGCCCGTGTCGAGGTCGACGCACGCGGCTTCGCCGTCACCGGGCGCGAGCAACAGCAGACGCACGTGCGCGCCAAGCGGCGCGACCGGCTTGCGAAACGCCGGATGCTGCGAATTCTGGGCAAGCGCCACGCCTCAATGTTCGCCCTGTGGACAACGTCGAGGGTGGATACCCGGCGCGTCAGGCGACGTCAGGCGGCGTCAAGCAGCGCGCCGATGGCGCGGGCGCGCACGGCTTGGAGGTGTCGGACGAATTCGTTCTCGCGTTCGGCGGTGGCATCTTGTGGAGGCGCGGCAGTGCCCGGTGGCCGAGTGACGCGGGTTCGGCCGTTCGGGTCGGTGAGCTCGTAGGTGCCGTCGGGGTGTAATCGTTCGGACCAGCCGACGCGATGGGCAACAGGGTGATGAAGGCTGCACTTCAACACGAGGTTGCCGATCGACGTTGGCCCGTGGTCGCGTTCCCACCACTCGACGTGGTGGGCGTCGCACCATGACGGCGGCCGATCACAGCCGGGGTGTCGGCAGTGCTGGTCGCGGGCGACGAGGGCGTTCCACAGGCCCGGGGGTGGTGTGCGTACGGCGCGGCCGTAGTCGAGAATCTCGGAGCCGGCCGCCATCAGGCGGTGCAGGTCGCAGTCGCACAGCAACCGTTGGAGCGTTTCGGTATCGAACCGCAGACCGGTGGTGATGTCGAAGCCTTCGAGGTGGTCGGTGCCGAGACTGGCAGCGTCGATCATCACGTTGAGATGAGGGCGGTGGCGGTTCGCGGGGTTGGTGATGTTCTGGTGGTCACAGAACCAGCGGAAGATGGCGACGAGGGCGGCGCCGCGGCGTTCGGCCGCGGGGATGTCGAAGTCGTGTGAGTCGGCGACTTCTAGCGCGGCAACGGCGAGGCCGTAGCCCTCGGCATCGAGCGTGGCGGTGAGGTGGCCGCGATCTTCGAGCGTCGCCGACATATGGGCGATGTTTTCGCGGTCGTCAGGCTTTGGCCCCGGGTTGAGCGCGTCGGCGCGTTGGCGCCATACGCGCATGGCGGTGAGCGTGCCGAGCGTGTCGAGCGAGGTCAGGTGCGCCAACAGATCAGCCTCGTGCTCGGCGAACAAGCCGACGTGGCGGTCGATCGCCTGCGCGCAGATGATCTTGATCTGCCCGCCGCTCAGGCGACCGTCGAGCCACGCTGCCGCGACCAACGGCCAGCACCGCAGCTTCTTGGCCGCGCTCACCATCCAGGCAGCGTCGGCTCGGGTGTATCCCTGCTCGCGGAGCCACTCCGCCGCCGACACATATCCGGGAGCGTCCCACTCCCGCGACGCGTCGAACGCGCCGACCGCCATCGTCAGCCGCGCCGTGAACCGGTCGTGTTCCGCGACAGCCTCGGCAAGCTCGGCGACCAATGACATCGACGTAATTCTACCCGAAGGGTGTGACGCCGAACAGAGAAAAATCGTACAGACGTTCGGTGTCAGGCGAGCGACTTCAGGAGCGCTTCCACGTCCTGGACCGGCAACTCGCAGACGTAGTCGCGGCAGACGTAGGCGTTGCCTTCGGTGCGGCCTTCCCACAGGGGCGAGTCGTAGGGCTCGCCCCATGCCAGCACCGACAGCGGCCGCCACTCGCCGCGGTAGGCGGCGACGAGGGCGTTGTTGCGGCCGGGGATCACGACTTCGGTGATGCCGCGCGCCAGGAGATGGGCGACGTACACCGCGTGACTGAACGCCGCGGGGTGGTCGCCGATGGGGAGACCGGCGACGATCTCGCGGGCGCGGTCGGTGTAGCGGTCGACGCCGGTGAGGGCGCCGAGACGGGCGAGACCCAGCGCGCCGACGGCGTTGGTCGACGGCGTGGCGCCGTCGAAGGTCTCCTTCGGATTCGCCACGAGCGCCGGTGCGTCGCGCCCGACGGTGAAGATCCCGCCGCCGCCGTCGTCCCAGAACAAATCGAGGAGGGCGTCGGCGGCGGTGCGCGCTTCGTTCGTCCAGCGGGCGGTCCCGGTTGCCTCGCCGAGACGCGTGAACGCGTCGACCAGCCAGGCGTAGTCACCGGCCACCGCGAGGTGCTGGGCGCCGCTTTCCTGCTGCCAGGCCCGCATCCAGCGGTCGCCGGCGCGCAGGTGTGCCAGCAGGAATTCGGCGGTCTCGACGGCCGCCGCCAGCCAGTCGTCGCGGCCGAACGCGCTGCCCGCTTCGGCCAGCGCGGCGACGAACATGGCGTTGGTCTCGGTGATGACCTTGTCGTCGCGCAAGGGACGCACGCGCGTGGCGCGCCCGTCGAGCAGGATCCGCGCGGCGCGCGCCACGTTCGGCGGCACCGTGGGGTCGGCGTCGACTGGGCGGAACAAGATGCTGCGGCCTTCGAAGTTGCCGGCGGGTACGACGCCGTAGAACGCCATGAACTCGTCCGCGAGCGCGGAGTCGTGCAGCGCGCCGCGGATCTCCTCGGGCGACCACGTGTAGAAGAGGCCTTCGTGGCCTTCGCTGTCGGCGTCTTCGGCCGACGCCAGACCGCCTCCGGGCAGGCGCAGGTCGCGCAGCACGTACTCGATCGTGCGCGTGACGACCTGGTGATACCAGCGGTTACCGGTGAGCTGCGCGCCGTGCGTGTACACCCGCACGAAACCGGCCTGGTCGTAGAGCATCTTCTCGAAGTGGGGGACGAGCCACTGCGGGTCGACGGAGTAGCGGGCGAACCCACCGCCGAGGTGATCGTGGATGCCGCCGGCCGCCATGGCGTCGAGCGTGCGGGTGGCGGCGCGGCGCGCCGCGTCGTTGCCGGCGCGGGCGGTGAGGAACAGCGCGTCGACCATCGAGGGTTGTGGGAACTTCGGCGCGCCGCCGAAGCCGCCGAGGCGGTCGTCGTGGTTGGCGAGCAGCAGTTGCACGGTGCCTTCGAGCGGGTCGAACGCGCGGCGCTGCGCTGGCGGCAGGAGGCTGAAGCCGCCGCTCGAGCGCTCGCGTACGGCGTCGGTTACCTGGTCGGCCTGTTCGAGCACCTCGTCCTTGCGGTTGACCCAGGCGTCGTGCACCGCGTCCATGACGTCGCTGAAGCTCGGCATGCCATGGCGGCGCTCGGGCGGGAAGTACGTACCAGCGAAGAACGGCCGTTGCGCGTCGGGCTCGACGAACACCGTCATCGGCCAGCCGCCGCGGCCGGTCATCGCCTGGGTGGCGTCCATGTAGATGGCGTCGACGTCGGGCCGCTCCTCGCGGTCGACCTTGATGTTGACGAACCGCTCGTTCATCACCGCGGCGGTGGCGGCGTCCTCGAAGCTTTCGTGCGCCATCACGTGGCACCAGTGGCAGGCGGCGTAGCCGATCGACAGCAGCACCGGCTTGCCCGTCGCCCGCGCCTCGGCGAAGGCCTCTTCACCCCACGGCCACCAGTCGACGGGATTGTCGGCGTGCTGGCGCAGATACGGGCTGGCCTGGGTGGCGAGGCGATTAGGCATGGAAGGGCTGTACCTCGATCACGGCGTCGAGATGCAACGGACCGTAGATGTGCGGGAAGTCGTTCTCGACCTTGATCTCGGCGCTGACCAGCGCCGGGTCGATGGTGACGACGACGAGCGGCTCGCTGACGTCGCTATACACCAGGACGCCCGTCGGCTGGACCTGATGGGCGAACGAGCAGTGGATGAAGCCGACCTCGTCGAGCGACTTGCCCCGCGTCGAACCGGTGTAGACACCCATCGCGGCAGCGGCGTACCACTGCGCCTGGTCGGTGATGTGGAAGATCGGCTCCATCGCGACCCAGACGTTAGGTTGCGGCGCATGGATCTACGACTGGACGGGAAAGTGGCGGTCGTCACCGGCGGATCGCGCGGCATCGGCCGCGCGATCGCGCAGGCGATGGCTGACTCTGGGGCACGGGTGATGATCTCGTCGCGCAAGGCCGACGACCTCGAGGTCGCGGCGAAGGAAATCGGCAACGGTTGCGAATGGTTCGCCGCCAACGCCGGTAACGAAGAGGAAGCGGCGGCGTGCATCGCCGCGACCGTCGAGCGTCTCGGTGGCATCGACATCCTCGTCAACAACGCGGCCACCAATCCCTACATGGGATCGATTCTCGGCATCGACCGCGCCCGCGCCGACAAGACGGTGCAGGTCAACCAGTGGGGCGTGTTGCGCTGGACGCAGCTGGCCGTCGAGGCCGGCCTCGGCAAGGACCCGGGCTCGTCGGTCATCAACATCGCGTCGGTCGGCGGCTTCGGCGCCAACGCCGTGATCGGTTGGTACAACGTGACCAAGGCCGCCGTCATCCACCTCACCCGCAACCTGGCCCTCGAGCTGGGACCGAACACGCGCGTCAACGCGATCTGCCCCGGCCTGGTGAACACCGACATGGCCAAAGCGCTCGTCGACGCCGCCGGCGAGCAGATGGCGCGGCGGTTGCCGCTCAAGCGCATCGGCCAGCCAGCCGACATCGCCGGTGCCGCGGTGTTCTTGGCGTCCGACGCCGCCGGCTGGATCACGGGTCAGTCGCTCATCGTCGACGGCGGTTCGATGATGATGGGCGGGGGCTAGAGCCGGTCGCGTTGCACCTTGCCTGACGCTGTGCGCGGCAGGGCGTCGACCAGCACGATCTCCTTGGGCGCGCAGTAGGCGGGCAAGGTTTCCTTGACCTTGTCGCGCAGTTGGTCGAGCGTCGGCACCTGCGCGCTCCGCACGACGTAGGCGACGACGCGCTGGCCCCATTCGGGGTCGGGCCGGCCGGCGACGGCGATGTCGCCCATCCCTGCGAGCGCACGCTCGACGGCGATCGGCCACACCTTCTCGCCGCCGGTGTTGATGACGTCGCCGATGCGGCCCTCGACGCGCAACACGCCGTCGGTGAGCGAACCGGCGTCGCCGGTGGGCAACCAGCCGTCGGCGTCCTTGGGGTCGGTGCCGTCGAGGTAGCAACGCAGCAGCATCGGCCCGCGCACGTAGATCTGCCCGGTGCCGTCGACGCGTAGTTCGACGGTGTCGAGGGGGCGCCCGTCGTAGGCGACCCCGCTGCCCGTTTCGGTCATGCCGTAGGTGCGCACGACATTGGGCGCCAGGCCGTCGGGTGCGGCAGCGCCGCCGAGCAGGACGCGGCGGTACCGCGCCGTGTCCATGCGCCGCAGCATCGTCGGCACCACCGACACGAGCGTCGCCGTGCCGTCGTCGGTGAAGCTGAAGGGCGTGCCGGCGTGCAGGGCACGCAGCACGACCGACAACCCGCCAATGTGGGCGAGCGGCAAGCAAGCGAACCACTTGTCGCGCTCGTCGACGGCCAGGGCGGCGTTCGACGCACGCGCCGAGGCGGCGATCGCGTCGTGGGTGAGGACGACGCCCTTCGGTTCGCCCGACGTGCCCGAGGTCGCCACGACGAGCGCGTCGCCGTCCGTGAGGTCGCCGGCGCGTGGCAGCGCGGCGCGCGCCGCTGCCGGCAAGCGGGGATCGATCGGGAGCACGACGTGGCCCGCGTCCCAGGCGCGTCGCATGGCGTCGACGAACTCTGCGCCCACGGCATCAATCCCAAGCAACTGCGGCACGACGATTACCGTAAACGCCGGCATGAAGAAGTGGATCGCCGGGGCGCGACCTCGCACGTTGCCCGCCGCCGTGGTGCCCGTCGTCGTGGGTACCGCCGCGGCGCACGCCGCCGACAGTCCGATCATCTGGTGGCGCGCCGCCGCCGCGCTGGTGGTCGCCGTCGCCGTGCAGGTCGGGACCAACTACGTCAACGACTACGCCGACGGAATTCGCGGCACCGACGACGTGCGTGTCGGCCCCGTGCGCCTGGTCGGCCAAAAGCTGGCGTCGCCCGCAGCCGTCAAGCGCGCCGCGATCGCGTCGTTCGCCGTCGCCGGCGTCGTCGGGCTGGCGTTGTGCGCCGCCGCCGGGTGGTGGCTCGCCCTTGTCGGTGCCGCTGCCATCCTCGCCGGCTGGTTCTACACCGGCGGGCCGCGTCCGTACGGCTACGCCGGGTTGGGTGAAGTCTTCGTGTTCGTATTCTTCGGGCTCGTCGCTACCGCGGGCACCACCTACGTGCAGCTGGAGCGGGTGACGGGGACGAGCGCGGTCGCCGGCGTTGCCGTGGGGATGTGGGCCGTCGCGCTGCTGCTGGTCAACAACATCCGCGACCGCGTCGGCGACGAGGCGTCAGGCAAGAAGACGCTTGCAGTCCGCCTCGGCGATCGGAACGCGCGCGCCCTCTACGTCGCGTGCTTGGGTGTGGGATTCGTGTGTGCCTGCACCCTGTCCCTCTGGGTGTTCGTCCTGCTGGTGTTCATGCCGCGGCCGATCTCGAAGGTCCAGGGCGGCGCCGTCGGCCGTGAGTTGATCGCCGTGCTCCAGCAGACGTCGCTCTTGCAGATGGTGGGCGGTGCGGCGCTCAGTCTCGGGCTATTGGTTCGTTGACGAACGCGTCGAGCGCACCGACGAACGCATCCGGTGCTTCGAGATGCGCGGCGTGACCACAACCGTTGAGCGACGCGATGTGCGCGTCGGGCAGCAGCGTCTCCATGCGCTGCGCGATGGCGGTGAACTTCTCGTCCAGGGCGCCAGTCACCAGCATCACCGGGCACGTGATGTCGGGCAGGCGGTCCCACAGCGG harbors:
- a CDS encoding thioredoxin domain-containing protein — protein: MPNRLATQASPYLRQHADNPVDWWPWGEEAFAEARATGKPVLLSIGYAACHWCHVMAHESFEDAATAAVMNERFVNIKVDREERPDVDAIYMDATQAMTGRGGWPMTVFVEPDAQRPFFAGTYFPPERRHGMPSFSDVMDAVHDAWVNRKDEVLEQADQVTDAVRERSSGGFSLLPPAQRRAFDPLEGTVQLLLANHDDRLGGFGGAPKFPQPSMVDALFLTARAGNDAARRAATRTLDAMAAGGIHDHLGGGFARYSVDPQWLVPHFEKMLYDQAGFVRVYTHGAQLTGNRWYHQVVTRTIEYVLRDLRLPGGGLASAEDADSEGHEGLFYTWSPEEIRGALHDSALADEFMAFYGVVPAGNFEGRSILFRPVDADPTVPPNVARAARILLDGRATRVRPLRDDKVITETNAMFVAALAEAGSAFGRDDWLAAAVETAEFLLAHLRAGDRWMRAWQQESGAQHLAVAGDYAWLVDAFTRLGEATGTARWTNEARTAADALLDLFWDDGGGGIFTVGRDAPALVANPKETFDGATPSTNAVGALGLARLGALTGVDRYTDRAREIVAGLPIGDHPAAFSHAVYVAHLLARGITEVVIPGRNNALVAAYRGEWRPLSVLAWGEPYDSPLWEGRTEGNAYVCRDYVCELPVQDVEALLKSLA
- a CDS encoding DUF952 domain-containing protein codes for the protein MEPIFHITDQAQWYAAAAMGVYTGSTRGKSLDEVGFIHCSFAHQVQPTGVLVYSDVSEPLVVVTIDPALVSAEIKVENDFPHIYGPLHLDAVIEVQPFHA
- a CDS encoding SDR family oxidoreductase, which codes for MDLRLDGKVAVVTGGSRGIGRAIAQAMADSGARVMISSRKADDLEVAAKEIGNGCEWFAANAGNEEEAAACIAATVERLGGIDILVNNAATNPYMGSILGIDRARADKTVQVNQWGVLRWTQLAVEAGLGKDPGSSVINIASVGGFGANAVIGWYNVTKAAVIHLTRNLALELGPNTRVNAICPGLVNTDMAKALVDAAGEQMARRLPLKRIGQPADIAGAAVFLASDAAGWITGQSLIVDGGSMMMGGG
- a CDS encoding fatty acid--CoA ligase family protein, whose amino-acid sequence is MPQLLGIDAVGAEFVDAMRRAWDAGHVVLPIDPRLPAAARAALPRAGDLTDGDALVVATSGTSGEPKGVVLTHDAIAASARASNAALAVDERDKWFACLPLAHIGGLSVVLRALHAGTPFSFTDDGTATLVSVVPTMLRRMDTARYRRVLLGGAAAPDGLAPNVVRTYGMTETGSGVAYDGRPLDTVELRVDGTGQIYVRGPMLLRCYLDGTDPKDADGWLPTGDAGSLTDGVLRVEGRIGDVINTGGEKVWPIAVERALAGMGDIAVAGRPDPEWGQRVVAYVVRSAQVPTLDQLRDKVKETLPAYCAPKEIVLVDALPRTASGKVQRDRL
- a CDS encoding 1,4-dihydroxy-2-naphthoate polyprenyltransferase, which codes for MKKWIAGARPRTLPAAVVPVVVGTAAAHAADSPIIWWRAAAALVVAVAVQVGTNYVNDYADGIRGTDDVRVGPVRLVGQKLASPAAVKRAAIASFAVAGVVGLALCAAAGWWLALVGAAAILAGWFYTGGPRPYGYAGLGEVFVFVFFGLVATAGTTYVQLERVTGTSAVAGVAVGMWAVALLLVNNIRDRVGDEASGKKTLAVRLGDRNARALYVACLGVGFVCACTLSLWVFVLLVFMPRPISKVQGGAVGRELIAVLQQTSLLQMVGGAALSLGLLVR